In candidate division WOR-3 bacterium, the DNA window AGATTTTCGGGCAGGGCAGCGCAGTTCACACTTACAAATGGCCCTCTTTTCCGGCTTTTTTTATGTATAATTTTGGCTATGAGCGTTTTCCCTGTTCCGGTTTCCCCTGTTATCAGTACGGGGGAATCCGATCTCGCGGCAATCTCTATGAGTTCGTCTGTTTTGGATTTGGACATGGAAGATCCGATGAATTCAAGGCCGTCTTCTTCTTTTTGTTTAAGATATTTGAGGTCTTCAAGTCCCCGTTCCAGGTCCAGTTGTTTTAAACTTTTTTCAAGAGCGAAAGTGAGTTCTTTGAAATTCACCGGCTTGGAAACATACCAGAAAGCTCCGACTTCTATAGCTTTCATTGCGTTCTCAAAACTCGGAAAAGCCGTTGAAAAAATTATTTTCGTTTTCTCGTTGTTTTTAAGTATTTTTTCGCAAATTGTGTACCCTTCGACGTCGGGAAGTTTCTGATCGAGTATGACAACATCAATTATCTCTTTCGAACAGATTTCGAGACCTTCTCTTCCCGTCGTTGCGGTTAGCACTTCCATTCCTCTGACTCGGAAATGGTCGCAAAGCGACATGAGGAATATTTCGTCGTCGTCTATTACAAGAAGGGTTCTTTTATCCAATCTTCCTCAAGTGCTTTTTGGTATGTAAATCATTACTTCTGTTCCCCTTTCCAGGCTTCTCATATCTATAGTGCCGCCCATTTTGACAAGAAGGTTCTTCACTATTGTCAAGCCCATTCCGGTCCCTTTAGGTTTTGTCGTGTAAAACGGGAAAAAGATCTTTCCTCTCTGCTCTTCTCCGATCCCTATTCCGTTGTCTTTTACGGAAATACCGATTTTCGATCCGGCGCTCGAGACGTCAATATTAATTTCAGGATTGTCAATATCAAAAACCGCATCCATCGCATTAGTCAAGACGTTGAGAAGTACGTGCTGAAGAGCTCTCATGTCGGTCATGGCAAAAATCAGGGGCGCTTTGTAACTCACTTTGTATTCGATTTTTCTTTTTAGAAGATCAGATTCTATTAGTTTCGTGAATTTATCGAAAAACGGCCTCATGTTGACGGATTGTATATTCAGGTCTTCATATGCGTTGAACACTTTGAACATCCTCAGGAGGTATTCGATTCTGTTTATTTCAGTCAAAATACTCTCGAGATATTCCAATACTTTTTCC includes these proteins:
- a CDS encoding HAMP domain-containing histidine kinase; this encodes MDLDNRECFEIIEKMDTGFVLLDIPTKKTLLINTYAANVLNASEYAPLLKILGLGEHNLSRTEKIQRKAYVGEMILGYTVYSMPKQHAAILLNDITEKERLQKIAEATATMDNIGYIFTGFSHEVGNPLNSIKTISSVLKDNIQDFSQEKVLEYLESILTEINRIEYLLRMFKVFNAYEDLNIQSVNMRPFFDKFTKLIESDLLKRKIEYKVSYKAPLIFAMTDMRALQHVLLNVLTNAMDAVFDIDNPEINIDVSSAGSKIGISVKDNGIGIGEEQRGKIFFPFYTTKPKGTGMGLTIVKNLLVKMGGTIDMRSLERGTEVMIYIPKST